GTAATTTAATGATAATAGAGTAgagtagagagagagagagagagaaagagagagagagagagagagagagagagaagtagAGGGATGagtgaaaaaagaattttgaatattGTCTCAACAACAATGTCCTATTGATTATAGGTGAAATTGCATTGCTATTGGACAGGCCGAGAGCAGCGACTGTCGTGGCGCGAGGCCCTTTGAAATGTGTGAAACTCGACCGAGCAAGATTCGAGCGAGTTTTAGGTCCGTGTGCGGATATTTTGAAACGCAACATCACCCAGTATAACAGTTTCGTGTCCCTATCCGTATAAATTGCCGTACCAGTGACATTATCAGCCACCCTGGTTTCTTTTCATGAAAGTACGTTTCactattaacattttttatttgagtAATAGCGTAAGTAATAACCGTACTGTTTCGGCTAACGATACTTGTGTTAAGAATTATATAtgttgaattatgcacgactGTCTGTTAAAATTGTATGATGTGGCATGAAAACAATTTGACATCATTTTATACAATGTTGTATTTTTTTAGtctaaattttaatagatttGGAATTGAAGATCTAAAGTATTTCATTCTCTTTATAAATCAATAAGGtagttgtattattattagatagttaaataaatgtagctCGAGCAATTCTTTTAAAACTTTGCGCGTGGTGTTATTTTTTTGTCATTGTATTTGTTACATAAGTAGTTTTTATGCTCATTCTATCAATGTATGCAGTTAACACATGCTTCTGCAACGACATATATAATTCTTAAAACACAAactaaataattagaaatgtCGTGATACATCAAGTTATTACGCACTTTGTAATTCGCAATGCTGCGATATAGAGGTCGAATCTTAGCCACTTTTACACGAACATATTTCCCGAGAATGTACGAAATCCGTgaaaacatttgaaaaaattcgataaatatatGCTCCATTTCGCAAAATTTTTCGACAATGTTTGATGGaatgaataaaacaaaatgttgtttcgttattgaATTTTCGGTTTCAATTTCCATTGCGATactgtttttatttattttgtcgGACTTAAAATGAATTTCATAGTTTTTACGATATGTGAGATAGCTAGGATTATTATACGCATTTCACGACATGGTTAATTTATACACATGCTTGTGTatgatttgaaaaaatatatgtatctatataaaaaaaacatatttaatttaaatatttgtgtaaCAATGAATTCAAAAACTAAAACTTAGCTGTAACATCGCACAATTTTATTGGCGACTTGTGCACAAAAACCGAACCGATTGAAAAAACTTTGCATTAAATAACTGCATTGATTGCTCATACTATATCGCATTGTAAACGGATATtgtaaaatcaataaaaaaaaacatgttTTAATTGTCAGGAAACTaacctataaaaatatattttatatgcaaTTTCCGTATTTACAATGTAACAAATAATTGCAACAAATCTGTATTTTTTCTaacgaaatatttactttggcgtttatataattttctctaAGCATTTACGTTCTTGTATCACgcaataaaagttttatttttccgtgtaattgaaataaattttatatatattatttcatttttatggtGAAATAAACATTACGTTATTGTGGTAAAAATAATTGCGATATAAATTGCGTGATAACACGCAATATTGATATAACTTCATTGTCTCTgtgtagaaatttaataaatacacagAGAACAGTTACACCAAAGAGATCTTACTTTTTAGTCACCGGATAAATCCTCTTGAGATAAAAGAACGCGTCAAAAGATCCGAATAACTGAAGAAGATTCATTGTGCATCGTGTAAAATATGATTACTTCCATTTATGATTGGAAACAGATTTACATATTGACTGCCgtattaatatctttataatttttaacgatatcgagaAAAAAGGTTACAGACTTTAGTAAGTAATTATTTGTGGTTTAGTAGTTGAAACATGAAATacacatataataaattttgtatttattagtAGTAAAATCACGATTTgcatttaatttaaatctatTAGGTCTCTAACATAACATTAGattaagaattaatataatatccgaaaattaaataatttattacgtaCAACACTATATTCGCACGTGATCGTACAATGAAAAATGTCCATCttctttcatttaatatatCCTTGCATTCCTGTTTTGGATCAAATGTGTAGACGAAATTCTCGACACTTGAGAATTGATAACAGACTATCAAGGAAAAAAAACATTGTCctgcgataaatatttaaaaagataaaaataatcacTCTCCACACGCGAGAATGGCATTGGATACCAATATGCATTTGTCCCGTTAGAAGTTCCTATAATTCGATGGTTGAACACGTAAAGTCGAgtattttctctttccctttgtACAGATGTTTCGTATGGCTATTACCACTGAGCCGTTCTTGAACCGCCGAACCGAACTTGAGATCTTTCCgatttcctttctcttccttcttcgtCGACGAGTTGTCGAGCATGCCAATATCCTTTTAAACTCAATACATTTCTTACCAGAAAGCCCTTCATAGCGATTACGTATATTTAATACGTTCATTAATTCCAATTCTTTACTATTTTCTATCATAGAAGCAATCACTGTATTTCTATTCGCGCGTGCTTGTGAATCCCCAATACGAAATGTCGAAGTTTCCCTCTCGAAGTGGCGACAAGATGTAGATTCTTGCGTAGAGCAAAAGATTTGGCTAGTGGTTAAAAAATCCCAACTCCTTTCAGCGGACAGTATTTAGAAAAAGACGCTTAGAATCATCAAACACAAGAGTAAGaacacgtataatatataacatgaaCTAATTTTggagaatcgatcgatcgcgatcGAAGGAATTTGAAGTTTTGACCAAACGAGAAGTGTTTGTTTCCTGAAGATAATTTGCTATCgtctcctctctctttccgTAATTTACTACGAGGCTCGGCTTCATACCGAGTTTTATTGAGGTAGTTGCAGACGACTTTAAAACGGTCATCCTAATTCTTTTGTACAATTCATCAGCCTGTATGTGGATTCTTCGCTTGCGTCGGGCTGAGATTGAGATACGTATATGTACAAATTATTGCGGGGAAAACTTTCATTTACAAATTGTTGCTCGACTGTGTGGCGTCGATCAACGAAGAGAACAATGATTAGGGGATGGTAAGAATCAGTAGCAGATCAATGTGTAGTTAAATATATGCACATgcatatgcatatgtatgtgAAGTGTACATATGCATATAATCGGAAAACATATGCATATACACACACAGATTTGTGCCTATGAATGTGCACGACAATGGTTTTCGTTTATATATCTTCCACCAAAAAAATTGAAGTTGCTTTTTTTACCAAGCACCTACAGAACCACTGCTTGTCTTGCAGTCGATTAGATGTTGTTCAGGATCAGCATAAACCAACCCCAATTCATTGACAAATTCATAAAACTTGTCCAAAGATTCAAAGGCCAATTCTGCTACGACGAAATCAACCGCCAAATTTTGCCGGTAGCTAAACAGCAGAAGAAATGTATCGTTAGATAATCGTGCAATGGACACAtacacaaagtatatatacacacacatataatacatataatacaatgaaaataaacaacaacAAAACTAGTCATTTTTCAGCTACGATGTCCTGTAACAGAAAtctatgtataattataattgctaAAAAGATTATTTGCAATCTTTCACTTCCTTTGTTCCATTATATACATGAAATAATGTTTGTCCctacgaaaattaaaaataaattattttttactttttgtaccttcgtatatatatatatatatttctgttaaatttatttatagaaatatatttgaagattgtttaaaaaattaaaaaaattcgttttttggtcataaaaaattgcaaaaaaaattgtcaaataAGATTATAATACTTTAAAGTTAAATGCTATCTAACAGTTTACCAATTGAATGTACCtgttaatatgaaattagtTATATTTTGATCCATTATATTTCTTAGCGTTATcatgattaatttttgtaaaaatgttgtatagaaaaatattgtttgaaGATATTTTGACAAATAGATATAAATGATTACTTCTAAAGAGTCTACGTACGACTTTATCATGCTCTTCAATGCATTCTTGCGTTCCCTTGCAACAAACCAATCCATTAAAAAGGCAGCCATCCTCGGGGCAGAAGTGTATAGTTTGAAAAAGGCATGGAAGTTTTTCAACCACCAAGCTGAACGTACTTTGAGCGCATGTTTTATACACTCGTCATTTTTGTCTTCTACTGATAAAGCTGCTAAAATCGTCGTTAAATCTGTagaaaaagtattaattttcttattcttatgtaaaaagaatattacactggtaatgttacataattatacgcataatgaaataattaaaaacctTGAGTATTttttgtgaaaatataatacaatattctGTATGCAATAAATTCACATCGATTTTCTCCGCCGACGTCTTGATACAACATCCGTAACTGAGTCTGGCACTGGTTGAATTCTTCATGATCTCCTTTCTCTAGAGCGACGCGGGCGTGTGTTTCATACACATGGACTGTAAATGCATCTCGAATACCTTGGACGGTAAGATCTTGACGAATAGATTTAAGTTGATCACAAGCATATCTATAGTCCTGATCAGCCACCCAGCGTTTCTTGACATGTGCCAAAGAATTTTGGAGTACACTTACCGGTCGAACGGCGGAGGGAGCTGGAGcctataatataaaagtaaggagtattttgataaattctACAAACCGATTTCAAATGAATTTAATCGGTGACGGAAATCTTACAGATGTTAAACGTAAATAAGGTTTCTCTATGTCCTTGCATACTCCGACAATGTGAAGTCCAGTAAAATCAAAGTCTGTAGATGAGTCATCTTTAACACCATTGTTGGCTGTCCTGGAAATAGTATCGTTAAATCTTGCAGCACGTTGTTGTAATTTCTCCTTAGATCCTAATTCCTCAGTGTTTCCTGTAGCTAAACCAAATTCTGAATAGAAATGTGATTTCATCTGTTTAGTCTTCTTTGTTTTCTTGCTGCTGTGACTCAGTTTGCTTTTAGTagattttttcgtttttaacgatttataatCGTGTTCCCGATCACTAACGTTCGATGACGATGACGTACTACGCCTGTATTTTCGTGATGGTGGGCTACGTGTATTCGAACGCGACCTTGACTTCGATCTTGACCTCGACCTCGACCTGGACTTTGATCTCGATCTGGATCTTGATCTTGATCTAGTCCTCGACCTCGACCTCGACCTCGACCTTGACCGTTTGTAATTCACAGAGAGACGCGCGCCAAGCCGAGCCCCAAGAGAAGTAGAGAGACCTGGCTTGCGCAAGCCTCCCTGTGCATTCATCAGCGGATTcggtaaattatttaatttcaaggCCGGTTTTTGAGGCTTTATCGTCATAGTCATACGTTCACTATGAATGCTAGGTAATGGTTCTTGGTCCCAGTCTTTTACCCAAAGCGAGCCGTCGTTCGCTGCACGCGTAATCTTTCCCTTTAATATAATCTCAACTTGATCCTTGTCTACTGCTGTTTTGCATTTTTCGTAACACCTGTTTACATAGTTCTTCAAACTGTCAGGCCAATCACCGACTGGGCTGGGATTTGTCACGATAGAGGGAGTACCTACCGCTGGTGTACCAGCACTAGgaattgtattattaacaGTTGTGATAGCAGGTGTAGTAGGAGCAGGGGATTCTTCAGTTGGTGGAGGAGGAGCCACTATTTCACACTGTGCAGGAGGTAAAGGTGGTAATTCGGTCTTTAGATTGGGACCCGGTACGAAATTCGTTGTTGGACTGTTTGCCTGAAAGCTATTGTTGAACTGAGCTgctaaatttttattccgcTTACGTTTTCTCTTTGCAGCTCCACTATTGCCAGATGGAGAGATAAAAGCCAAACCATTCTTTTTGTTATATACATTAAAACGAATTTGATTATTGTATTctgaaaaaaaagatgaaaacaagtattatcttatatatattaaatgaaagTATATTTTCCCTGAtactttctatttaaaaaaaaaaaacttacgGGACATATCATTGTGCATGCCATTCCAAGTACCATATGGAAAAGCATTGTACATGTATCCTGGATGAGGCTGCATAGATGGTTGTATTTGATTATTGTGTTGTTGAGATGTCTGTACTGATGGGGGTGGTCCAGGAGGTAAAGGAGGAAGTTCAGAATCATCATCCAAAGACATGGGGGTTCCAGGTACTGGTGGTTGCTGATGTAATTGTTTTCCTTGATTGTTGTCCTGTTGTggttgctgctgctgttgctgttgttgctgctgttgttggtgctgctgctgctgttgcatCTGCTGTGGAGTAAAAGGTTGTCCATATCCTGGCATCATTGCATGATAGTAGCTAAACGTTTGTCCTTGATGAGGTACACCTTGATATCCTGGTCCATATAACTGCCtataaaaaacataaatacGGTTATCAATATATGCAACTGAAGTGTTTAATGTTGCAAAAGGTTTATTATTAGCTTCATCATAACttcaaaaatttccaaatattaaaCTAAAAAGCATCGTACAAGAaagtttttaaacttttatttcagtTTTCTTTCGACTGCCGAAACGTGCACATGTGTGTCTAGTGCCCAGTGAAGTTCACAAGAAGTGACGACCCTCTGTCGAAAGTGAGTGGAAACAGAAATAAACCAACTGTTTTCTAAACTTACTCATGGAAAATCCAACACTTCAAATCTCTAATTCAAATCATAGCCTCTCGActagttatttcaatttgaattaacTAGCTCGAAGATGGCCCAAGTAACCAGATCAGGCCTTCACAAACAAAACTGCAACCGCACCGTTCTATCTCCTCCATGGCAAAAGGATAATATCACCCATCTTCCAAACCATATCAACAGCATCAAAAAACGTAAGCTTGATTCAgtcaaaaaatatgtaaacacGAGTCAGAACAAACCGACAACAAGACACATTACCACTCACAACAGATTCGCAATATTAGAATCTACAGACAATTCTATGGACATAGTTGAAACACCAACAATTCAACACACACAAAAATATCCTCTTCCTCCACCAATCTTCATTGATAATGTTATCGACATTCAAACAATGATAAAGTCCATAGAGAAAGATATTAACAAAGAGGATTAcatactaaaaattaaaaacaatcagGTTTAAATCCTGCCAGCCAATCCAGACTCCtacagaaaaataacaaagttaCTAAAAACTCTGAACGCAAACTTCCACACATATCAACTGAAACAAGAAAGACCTTTTCATATGGTACTACGCAATATCCACCACTCAGCTAACTTAGATGAACTGAAACTTGAACTCTTAAATCATGGCCATGAAGTAACCAACATTAGCAATATAAGACACATGATCACAAAAAACCCGCTATCCTTATTCTTTATTGACCTTAAGCAAAAAGCAAATAACAAGGAATCCTATAGTATCAATCATTTAATGAACTCGGTAGTAAAAATTGAACtaccttttataaaaaaagagatagtCCAATGCAAAAGGTGCAAAGGTACGGCTACacgcaaaaatattgcaaccaCAACCACCGCTGCGTTAAATGTGCAGGTAATTACCCTACAGATCAGTGCACTAAATCTTCAGAAACCCCAGCGAAGTGTATCATATGTCAAGAAGAACTATAAAGGTTGCATAGCCTACAAGAccttgtataataataagtacTCTAAACCCAGAGTTAAGGACCTAATCAACCAAGCACTTAACCCACAAAAATTCACTACCCCTTCAATCTCCTACGCACAGGCAGTTCAAGGAAATCAAAGCAGACCGAAAATCCATAGTACTCAACCACAAAATAATGTTCCCAGTTCACAAGACACGGATAATTTTAATAgacttgaaaaattaatcgtcaAACAAACAGAGCAAATTAATAACTTGCTATCATTACTTACAATCATCGTGGACAAATTAACATGCTCCgatgtaaaataaaaccaaTACGCATAGCTATTTGGAATGCTAACGGTCTAGCTcagcatatatataaattaaaactcttcttaaaacaacaagaaattgACATAATGCTTATATCTGAAACTCACTTCACCGATAAAAATTACCTGAAAATAAATGGTTGTAACTTTTACTATACCCAATATCCCAGTGGAAAGGTTCATGGCAGCAATGGAATTATCATCAAGACCAGCATAAAACACTATGAACTTCTATCATTCCAGAAGGGCTAGCTCCAAGCTACAAACGTAGCGATAGAAGATTGGCATGGTCCAATCACCGCATCAGCAGTATATTGTCCTCCTAGACATTCTATTTCCAAAGAAGACTTCGATAACTTCCTCGAATACCTGGGCAATAGATTCATAACTGGAGGAGACTATAACGCTAAACATACCCAATGGGGCATCAGACTTATCACAGTAAAAGGCAAAATTCTTTTGAAATCCATAAACGCCAACAGACTTAATTACCTCAGTACAAACGCATCCACTTATTGGCCCACTGAAACTAACAGACTACTTGACCTACTAGACTCCTTCATAACCAAAAACATCTCACCAAGATACATCCAAATCAACTCTTCTGTGGAACTCTCTTCAGATCATTCATCCGTCATAGCAATAATAAACTCAACAATTATCGAAAACCAACCTAATGGCTTTATTCATAACAACTCACAAACTGGCAGTTCTTTAAAGAAGTATTCAATCATTCAACATCAGCCTCGATATCCTcaaaaacatagaaattcctattccaacatagaaattctccaacgattccaatcgaaaaccttaaaATCCCTAATGGATGCATGTTagtacgtcaccaacgaaacaatacattacgacctcaagatacccacagtcaaagaagaaatattcaaattcaataatagacatagcacaagagttaacaaccaccaaaactctctaattactcaactactcgacacatTGGAACAGATctgcaggctaaaaagacattacaccttagacctaagcactagattcaagtagaatcaaacatactataaacacttattaatcatgtcatagtaccacgccagataaatttacttaaaattctctacgagaattgattgtaaattaacgcaaataaaaaaaaaacttttatttaGTATCTACTTGTATCGtggtgtattttatttactaaaataaataatttattagtattccaaattatttatatcatatatgtTAATCTAAAATTAGGTCATTACAAAGCGTCTTTTATTCAggttaatatgtattatattacaatactTATTTCCTATATGTTCCTTATCCATGCATTATTCGATCAATAACTGTTTTATGTTAGTTCAAATGCAAATAAcaacagaaatataaaaagaattgtaAATTAAGAAGATTATATGAAATCATCGAACATTACGTGCATAATACGTTGTTcctaaaatgtatataagatATTTCGTATTGAAATATCGCGTTATTTTCATTACTAGAACAATAATTTTGTAGTTAAATCGATGTAGCTAATAATTACCCTGAATATGGGGGAAACATGTTGTGGATATTGTTTGGCGAGGGATATTGCCATGCCATATTCGCCATTGAGCCTATTCCAAGTTGTGGCTGTTGCTGAAATGGCTGCTGTTTCTTCTGCGATGCTGTAGTCTCGCCTTCTGACATACCGAAGAACAAAATCAGAATTGCTTAAACAATTGTACACTTTACGTTCCACTGCCGTAAACACGTTTGCATTACCACGGTTTCTATTGACCAGggaaaaaagttaaaatattctgGCGTAACTTTTATCGGAAAGTCGCGACTTAGATTTGATTAATTCACTTCCATAAATTAAAGTGGTGCTGAgatgacgtaaaacgttttcAGTCTATGCTAGGTGGCAGTACTATCATTCGAATTCTACACGCGAATTTTCTCAAGTATACTATAACGGTGTATcatcataaatttatttattgcgtttgtatattttttaatatggaATTATcttgaattataaaaagatgTATTACATATATCACATATTGTTGGTTTGTTCAAAGAATGTAGCAGGTAAAGAAGTAAATTTTTTAGGGAATTTATTTACTAGGGAATTTATTTACTAGGGAATTTGAAATACTAGACTTAAGTAACTACTAGTTACTCACCTATGTGTATTTGTTTACTCTTTAAGTTAAATTTCGAATGTCTCCGATAAAGTATCGTTTATgcatattatttactattaaataattgttgaaTTGTCATATTGTTCTTGTTAAAtagcataattttattaagtaaTTATTTCCGTCCTAAAAAAGTACTTCAATTTCAGAGATAATCTCAAATATGATAATTTTTGAGATATTACTTTTCAAGCAAACCAACGATATGTTAATCCGTTTTATCTTTGGATTTTAATGTTGAGTGAATGGAAGTGAATGGAATAGAATCTATAAtgcagaaattttcaaaattacgttattcatagaaatattcaataatgatatttttaagGGTATCCAATTCTCAAACATAATGCACTtgcaaaattatgaatttgttTCTTGTTGTTCATAATCtagattttcttttattctcaaGAAAGCATGTGGGGGTGTGCATTGCGTGCAAAACGGTCATATTGTACGACGATTTGCTTTGATCTCT
This genomic window from Bombus fervidus isolate BK054 chromosome 5, iyBomFerv1, whole genome shotgun sequence contains:
- the LOC139987397 gene encoding leukocyte receptor cluster member 8 homolog isoform X1, producing MSEGETTASQKKQQPFQQQPQLGIGSMANMAWQYPSPNNIHNMFPPYSGQLYGPGYQGVPHQGQTFSYYHAMMPGYGQPFTPQQMQQQQQHQQQQQQQQQQQQPQQDNNQGKQLHQQPPVPGTPMSLDDDSELPPLPPGPPPSVQTSQQHNNQIQPSMQPHPGYMYNAFPYGTWNGMHNDMSQYNNQIRFNVYNKKNGLAFISPSGNSGAAKRKRKRNKNLAAQFNNSFQANSPTTNFVPGPNLKTELPPLPPAQCEIVAPPPPTEESPAPTTPAITTVNNTIPSAGTPAVGTPSIVTNPSPVGDWPDSLKNYVNRCYEKCKTAVDKDQVEIILKGKITRAANDGSLWVKDWDQEPLPSIHSERMTMTIKPQKPALKLNNLPNPLMNAQGGLRKPGLSTSLGARLGARLSVNYKRSRSRSRSRSRTRSRSRSRSRSKSRSRSRSRSKSRSRSNTRSPPSRKYRRSTSSSSNVSDREHDYKSLKTKKSTKSKLSHSSKKTKKTKQMKSHFYSEFGLATGNTEELGSKEKLQQRAARFNDTISRTANNGVKDDSSTDFDFTGLHIVGVCKDIEKPYLRLTSAPAPSAVRPVSVLQNSLAHVKKRWVADQDYRYACDQLKSIRQDLTVQGIRDAFTVHVYETHARVALEKGDHEEFNQCQTQLRMLYQDVGGENRCEFIAYRILYYIFTKNTQDLTTILAALSVEDKNDECIKHALKVRSAWWLKNFHAFFKLYTSAPRMAAFLMDWFVARERKNALKSMIKSYVDSLEVIIYIYLSKYLQTIFFYTTFLQKLIMITLRNIMDQNITNFILTGTFNW
- the LOC139987397 gene encoding leukocyte receptor cluster member 8 homolog isoform X2, translated to MSEGETTASQKKQQPFQQQPQLGIGSMANMAWQYPSPNNIHNMFPPYSGQLYGPGYQGVPHQGQTFSYYHAMMPGYGQPFTPQQMQQQQQHQQQQQQQQQQQQPQQDNNQGKQLHQQPPVPGTPMSLDDDSELPPLPPGPPPSVQTSQQHNNQIQPSMQPHPGYMYNAFPYGTWNGMHNDMSQYNNQIRFNVYNKKNGLAFISPSGNSGAAKRKRKRNKNLAAQFNNSFQANSPTTNFVPGPNLKTELPPLPPAQCEIVAPPPPTEESPAPTTPAITTVNNTIPSAGTPAVGTPSIVTNPSPVGDWPDSLKNYVNRCYEKCKTAVDKDQVEIILKGKITRAANDGSLWVKDWDQEPLPSIHSERMTMTIKPQKPALKLNNLPNPLMNAQGGLRKPGLSTSLGARLGARLSVNYKRSRSRSRSRSRTRSRSRSRSRSKSRSRSRSRSKSRSRSNTRSPPSRKYRRSTSSSSNVSDREHDYKSLKTKKSTKSKLSHSSKKTKKTKQMKSHFYSEFGLATGNTEELGSKEKLQQRAARFNDTISRTANNGVKDDSSTDFDFTGLHIVGVCKDIEKPYLRLTSAPAPSAVRPVSVLQNSLAHVKKRWVADQDYRYACDQLKSIRQDLTVQGIRDAFTVHVYETHARVALEKGDHEEFNQCQTQLRMLYQDVGGENRCEFIAYRILYYIFTKNTQDLTTILAALSVEDKNDECIKHALKVRSAWWLKNFHAFFKLYTSAPRMAAFLMDWFVARERKNALKSMIKSYRQNLAVDFVVAELAFESLDKFYEFVNELGLVYADPEQHLIDCKTSSGSVGAW
- the LOC139987397 gene encoding leukocyte receptor cluster member 8 homolog isoform X3 yields the protein MANMAWQYPSPNNIHNMFPPYSGQLYGPGYQGVPHQGQTFSYYHAMMPGYGQPFTPQQMQQQQQHQQQQQQQQQQQQPQQDNNQGKQLHQQPPVPGTPMSLDDDSELPPLPPGPPPSVQTSQQHNNQIQPSMQPHPGYMYNAFPYGTWNGMHNDMSQYNNQIRFNVYNKKNGLAFISPSGNSGAAKRKRKRNKNLAAQFNNSFQANSPTTNFVPGPNLKTELPPLPPAQCEIVAPPPPTEESPAPTTPAITTVNNTIPSAGTPAVGTPSIVTNPSPVGDWPDSLKNYVNRCYEKCKTAVDKDQVEIILKGKITRAANDGSLWVKDWDQEPLPSIHSERMTMTIKPQKPALKLNNLPNPLMNAQGGLRKPGLSTSLGARLGARLSVNYKRSRSRSRSRSRTRSRSRSRSRSKSRSRSRSRSKSRSRSNTRSPPSRKYRRSTSSSSNVSDREHDYKSLKTKKSTKSKLSHSSKKTKKTKQMKSHFYSEFGLATGNTEELGSKEKLQQRAARFNDTISRTANNGVKDDSSTDFDFTGLHIVGVCKDIEKPYLRLTSAPAPSAVRPVSVLQNSLAHVKKRWVADQDYRYACDQLKSIRQDLTVQGIRDAFTVHVYETHARVALEKGDHEEFNQCQTQLRMLYQDVGGENRCEFIAYRILYYIFTKNTQDLTTILAALSVEDKNDECIKHALKVRSAWWLKNFHAFFKLYTSAPRMAAFLMDWFVARERKNALKSMIKSYVDSLEVIIYIYLSKYLQTIFFYTTFLQKLIMITLRNIMDQNITNFILTGTFNW